The nucleotide window TCCCCGCTGGTCGACTTCAAGGCGTTAAAGGGCCGCTACAGGCATCAGCGGGATTTCGCTCTGCCGTACCTGATCTCACTGCGGAGATTGAAGATATGGTGGTGGCGGGCGACCGAGTGACCGTTCACTTACACTTCAGGGGCCACTTTACGGGCCATTTTGGTGAAGTTGCAGGCAAAGGGCAGCCGATTGATTTTCAGGCGTTTGATTTGTACCGCGTAAAAGATGGGCGAATCGTGGAAAACTGGCATTTGGAGGATAACCAAACGCTGTTTAAACAGCTTGGCGTTAATCCGTAAAGGGGCTTTTCGGGGAGCGTGTTGATTGATGTGGCCAAAACGAATTGCTGCGTTTAGGCTAAAATTTAATCAATTCAAATGTACTTGGGTTTCGCAACCGTGTATTATCCGCGCCCGTTTCGATGCTCCCTGAAAAGGCTTATAGATGCAGGTTTTCCATCATATCCAATCCCTACGCGATGCTTTGGCTCTGGAACGCAAAGCCGGTAAGCGCATAGGTTTTGTGCCCACCATGGGTAACTTGCACGATGCGCATATCGAATTGGTAAAAATCGCCCAGCGCAATTGTGATGTGGTGGTAACGAGTATTTTCGTGAACCCGTTGCAATTCGGCTTGAACGAAGATTGGGATAAATACCCGCGTACTTTGGCTGCGGATAGCGCCAAGTTGGAAGCAGCCAATTGCGATTATCTGTTCTGCCCCAATGATAAAGAAATCTACCCTAATGGCATGGCCGAGCAGACACGCGTAATAGTGCCGACCATGACCGATGTGCTCTGTGGCGCGAGCCGCCCCGGCCATTTTGAAGGTGTGACTACTGTGGTCACCAAGTTATTTAATATTGTCCAGCCCGATGAAGCTGTGTTTGGGATTAAAGACTTCCAACAACTAGCCGTTATTCGTCGCATGGTGGAAGACCTGTGCATCCCCATCAAAATTGTGGCAGGCGATATAGTGCGTGAAGCCGATGGCTTGGCCATGAGTTCGCGCAATGGTTTTATCACTGCCGATGAGCGCCCGCGTGTTGCGCAATTAAATCGCAGTTTGAATTGGATCAAGCAAGAAATTACCAATGGCCGCCGCGACTTTAGCGCCTTGGTGGAAACCGCCAAGGAACAAATACAGGCAGCGGGTTTCAAAGTGGACTACGTGAATATTTCCAACAGCCGCACCCTGGATATGGCGGCGCATGACGATAAGGAAATCACCATTCTGGGCGCCATGTATACACAGGGCGCGCGCTTGATAGATAATGTGTCACTCGTTTTAACCTAGTTTTTCGTTCCTATCGGAGATTGGCGATGCGTGTTGAAGATATTGAGCAAGGCATCCTTGGTTTGCAGCAAGATCAGTTACAGCAGTTTCGTGCCTGGTACGAAAAATTTGATGCTGAAAAATGGGATGAGCAAATCGAGCTGGACGTAAAAAGCGGAAAGTTAGATGTTATTGCGGAGTCTGCGTTAGCAGAATACAGGTCAGGGAAAGCGAGAAAGTTGTGATTCATTTTGCCAGTGAGTCTTTTTGGAGTGCGTATGACGCATTGCCAGTAACAGTGCAAAAGTTGGCGGACAAGCAATACGAAATATTAAAGGAAAACCCTCAGTATCCGTCATTACATTTGAAAAAGGTTGGACGCTATTGGTCGGTTCGGGTAGGTATTTATTACCGGGCACTGGCTATAGAGGTTGACGAGGGATTACTTTGGTTTTGGATTGGAAGTCATGCCGACTATGATCGGCTGATTTTAAAATCTTGATTTGCAATTCGGGGCGGGATAGGCGAGATCCCGAGTGTGCGCTGAGGCGGCACTCAAACCGGGGCGCAGACGAAGGTGTCTGCGATGGAAGTCGATGAAGGACTATGGTTGCAGCGCATCGCAACCTCCTTTTTTGTACTGGTAAACGGTACTGGTAGCAACTGAAATATTCGGCTTCTGGAGATTAAATATGTTAACTCACATGCTCAAAGCAAAATTACACATGGCCAAAGTGACCCAAGCGGAACTTTGGTATGACGGTTCCTGCGCGATTGATGCCGATTTGGTGAAGTTGGCGGGCATGCGCGAGTTCGAACAAATTGATATTTACAACGTGAGCAATGGCGAGCGTTTCCACACTTACATTATTCTTGCGGAAGCGGGTTCAGGTACATTCTCCATGAACGGTGCGGCAGCGCGTAAGGTATCTGTAGGCGACCGCGTGATTATCGCGACCTATGGTTACTTCAACGATGAAGAATTGGCTGCTCATAAACCTAAGCTTGTTTATCTGAATGAAGACAATACTGTTAACCGCACGTCAGACACTATCCCGACGCAAAACAAAGATACCCTGCCGTTAAAATAATCGTCTATGAACCCTAAAAAGCCGCATTTAAGCGGCTTTTTTTATGTCCATGAATTTTGTTGTTTGAACTTTTCGCTAATATCAAGGTTGGTTGCTAGACTCCAGTAACATGCTCACTTGTAAGCAAATAGTTTTGCCAATATGAGCTATGACTTCATTGAAATACGGCGGCGTATGAATAGATTTTTGGCCATGCTTGTTGTTTGTTGTGCGATTGGCGTGCGGCTGCTTTGTGCGGCGAAATCTTGTTTGCCCGTGTTATTTCTTGTTCTTGCGAGTGTGACAACACAGGCAGAGGACACCGGCTATCCCAAAACCATTAATTTTCGCAACATCATGCAAAACCAGGATATTGCGTTAGGTGAGGTGGAGGCCATAACGCAAGATCACGAGGGCTTCATATGGTTGGGCGGTCGCAATGCCTTGTTGCGCTATGATGGTTATGATTTTTTAAGGGTTAATGTCGCGAAAAGCCCTAGCGATTTAAGCCAAACTACTTCCGCTAATCAGGTGTTGGAGTTGCTGGAGGACAGCAAACAAAACCTCTGGGCCGCCACCCGTTCCGGTTTGTACAAATACGACCGCGCACATGAGGTCTTACTTCCCCTAACCAATGCTGATGGTTCGCCTCTATTACTCGAAACCATTTATGCCTTGGCAGAGAGTCCCGACGGCGAACTCCTTGTAGGTACAGGCAACGGATTCTGGATTTTAGATACCAAAACCCTGGCATCCAAACGCATGATTCACGAGCCGAACGATGCAAGCAGCTTGCCCAGCAATGGTATCGCCGATATTTTGGTCGGTCGTGATGGCATGGTGTGGCTCGGCATGGAAGAAGGCATGGTGCAAATCAATTGGCGTAGCAAGCAATTGCAATTGTTTGTTCCCAATCCCGCCAATGTAAAATCTACAACCGATAACAGTATTAGATCACTCGTGCAGGATCACAAAGGCAATATTTGGGCGGGAAGCGATCACGGTATTTATCGTCTCAACCCAGCCTCCGGCGCAATCAAACATTACGAAAATGACCCGGCAGATCCACACAGTTTGTCCAATAATATTGCGCGTCAACTCTACGTGGATAAACAAGGTTGGGTTTGGATTGGCGGCGACGGTGGCGGCATAAGTTTATACGACGAACCTAAGGATAATTTTATTCGTTTTACCCATCAGGATGGTCGCCCCGGGTATTTAAGCAGCAATTCTATTCGCAGCATTTTTGAAGATAATATAGGTGATTTTTGGGTGGGCACCTATCCATCGGGTGTCAATGTTTACGATCACTCCACGTCTGCAATTACCGTTTACAAAAAAGAGGCAAACTTGCAACAAGGTTTGCTCGACAATAACGTTGAAGCCATTGAAGAAGATAAAGACGGCAACCTGTGGTTAGGTGCAGGTGGTGTCACGCGGCTGAATCGCAAAGCTGGAACCTTTACCCATTATCAACACACCGATGACAAAGACTCGCGCGTTTCCACCAAATCTATTCTCAATGGTTTGATCGATTCTGATGGCGAAATTCGATTTGGTTCCTGGGCGCACGGAATCAATATTTATAACCCCAAGACTGATCGCTTTGACGAAGTTCAGGTGGATTCTACCCTCACCAAACGCGGTGAAAAATCCAGCATGCTTTTTAATGACCGTATGGTGTGGAGCGTGTATGAAGACAAACAAAAAAATATCTGGATCACCACACATTTTAATGGCATCACCAAGCTCGATAAAAAATCGGGGCTCTACACCTTTTACCCACCTGATATTAATAATCCTAAGGCTATATCTACGGCAGTCGCCTGGATTTCTTTCGAAGATTCCAAGGGGCGTTTTTGGGTAGGCACTGCGCGAGGTCTTAATTTGATGGACCGTGAGCGTGGTACTTTTAAAGTGTATTTACCCAATCCGGAAAATCCACGTAGTCTTGCAAATGAATCTGTATTGTCAATTCATGAGGACCATAAAGGACGCTTATGGTTTGGTACCGACGCAGGCCTGCATCTTTATCATCCCGATACTGATGACTTTACGCTTTACGATACTAAAAATGGATTTGTTAATCAGGGCATTCGCGCTATTACCGAAGATCAGCAAGGTAATTTATGGTTGGGCACTAACAACGGTGTTGTTATGTTTAACCCGGATAACAATACCGTTAGAAATTACACGCGTTACAACGGCGAATTAATTGGTGGTATTGCCACAGGTGCAGCGCTCACAACCAGTGCAGGTGAAATTGCATTTGGAACCAGAAATGGTCTGTTTATTTTTAACGCCAATAAATTATTAATTAACACAAAAATTCCGCCCGTTGTATTAACCGAATTTAGAATTTTTACGCAGAAAGTTCCCATCGTTGAGTCGGACAATAATGGAACGGAAAATATTCTCACCAAAACGATTAACCAAACTGAGGAAGTGATTTTAGATCATACTAAATCCATGATCTCGTTTAGTTTTGCCGCGTTAAATTATCGCGATCCCGAAAAAAACCAATACGCATATAAGCTTGAAGGGTTTGACGATAAATGGCGCGAAGTGGGTAACCAGCGCACCGCGTTATATACCAACTTGCCAGCAGGCAATTATCAGTTCCGCGTTAAGGCTAGTAACAATGACGGCATTTGGAATACCGAGGGTCACAGTGTTCAATTAACCATACTGCCGCCGCCTTGGAAGACTTGGTGGGCTTATTGTATTTATGTGTTGATTGGGATGAGTTTGCTCCTCTATTTTGTATACACGCAACACAAGCAAGTATTAATTGAACGTAAAACCAGCCGCGAGCTGGAATTAAAAGTTGCTGAGCGAACCGCCGAGTTGCAACGCAAAAATGGCGAGCTTGGTGAAGCCTACGCGCAGTTAGAAGCTATTAGTTTGTCAGATCCCTTAACAGGTTTAAGCAATCGTCGCTATTTACAAAAAATAATGCCGATGGATATTGCGAAGGTCCAGCGCGAGTACGACAACAAGCATTCCAAGGCTCCGCGCAAAACCCAATCACCAGATCTCACTTTCTTTATTTTGGATGTGGATTACTTTAAATCGGTGAACGATATTTATGGGCACTCAGCGGGCGATTTGCTGTTGATAGAACTGTCCGATCTCTTGATGAAAATTTGCCGTGAATCTGATTGCGTTGTACGTTGGGGTGGTGAAGAGTTTTTAATTGTCAGCCGCTTTGCCGACCGTGAAGAGGCGCCGCTCATGGCAGAACGTATTCGCAAAGCAATGGAGAAACACGACTTTGTGTTAGCTGATGGAAAAGTCTTGAAAAAAACCTGCTCTATTGGATTTGCCTGTTTTCCTTTCTTACCTAATCACCCCTTGGAACTGTCGTGGGAGCAAGTCATTGATATTGCTGACCATGCACTTTACGCCGCGAAAAAATCTGGCCGTAACCGCAGTGTTGGGCTTGCTGCTAATACGGATACTAATCATCACCACTTGCATCAACGCATTAGCAGTAATCTCAAAGAGATGATTGCCCACAAGGATATATCGGTAATAGCGACAGAGGGCGATGAGTTAGTTTGGGATTAATACGGAAAGTCGCAAAAATAATTTACGTTGCCACGTTCATGCGCTTTTCAATTTTCGGATGCTTTTCAATAAGATGTTTCCAGTAGCGTTTTGGCATATGCCGCAAATGCAAACG belongs to Cellvibrio zantedeschiae and includes:
- a CDS encoding ParE family toxin-like protein, with the translated sequence MIHFASESFWSAYDALPVTVQKLADKQYEILKENPQYPSLHLKKVGRYWSVRVGIYYRALAIEVDEGLLWFWIGSHADYDRLILKS
- a CDS encoding ligand-binding sensor domain-containing diguanylate cyclase, which produces MNRFLAMLVVCCAIGVRLLCAAKSCLPVLFLVLASVTTQAEDTGYPKTINFRNIMQNQDIALGEVEAITQDHEGFIWLGGRNALLRYDGYDFLRVNVAKSPSDLSQTTSANQVLELLEDSKQNLWAATRSGLYKYDRAHEVLLPLTNADGSPLLLETIYALAESPDGELLVGTGNGFWILDTKTLASKRMIHEPNDASSLPSNGIADILVGRDGMVWLGMEEGMVQINWRSKQLQLFVPNPANVKSTTDNSIRSLVQDHKGNIWAGSDHGIYRLNPASGAIKHYENDPADPHSLSNNIARQLYVDKQGWVWIGGDGGGISLYDEPKDNFIRFTHQDGRPGYLSSNSIRSIFEDNIGDFWVGTYPSGVNVYDHSTSAITVYKKEANLQQGLLDNNVEAIEEDKDGNLWLGAGGVTRLNRKAGTFTHYQHTDDKDSRVSTKSILNGLIDSDGEIRFGSWAHGINIYNPKTDRFDEVQVDSTLTKRGEKSSMLFNDRMVWSVYEDKQKNIWITTHFNGITKLDKKSGLYTFYPPDINNPKAISTAVAWISFEDSKGRFWVGTARGLNLMDRERGTFKVYLPNPENPRSLANESVLSIHEDHKGRLWFGTDAGLHLYHPDTDDFTLYDTKNGFVNQGIRAITEDQQGNLWLGTNNGVVMFNPDNNTVRNYTRYNGELIGGIATGAALTTSAGEIAFGTRNGLFIFNANKLLINTKIPPVVLTEFRIFTQKVPIVESDNNGTENILTKTINQTEEVILDHTKSMISFSFAALNYRDPEKNQYAYKLEGFDDKWREVGNQRTALYTNLPAGNYQFRVKASNNDGIWNTEGHSVQLTILPPPWKTWWAYCIYVLIGMSLLLYFVYTQHKQVLIERKTSRELELKVAERTAELQRKNGELGEAYAQLEAISLSDPLTGLSNRRYLQKIMPMDIAKVQREYDNKHSKAPRKTQSPDLTFFILDVDYFKSVNDIYGHSAGDLLLIELSDLLMKICRESDCVVRWGGEEFLIVSRFADREEAPLMAERIRKAMEKHDFVLADGKVLKKTCSIGFACFPFLPNHPLELSWEQVIDIADHALYAAKKSGRNRSVGLAANTDTNHHHLHQRISSNLKEMIAHKDISVIATEGDELVWD
- the panD gene encoding aspartate 1-decarboxylase; the protein is MLTHMLKAKLHMAKVTQAELWYDGSCAIDADLVKLAGMREFEQIDIYNVSNGERFHTYIILAEAGSGTFSMNGAAARKVSVGDRVIIATYGYFNDEELAAHKPKLVYLNEDNTVNRTSDTIPTQNKDTLPLK
- the panC gene encoding pantoate--beta-alanine ligase, producing the protein MQVFHHIQSLRDALALERKAGKRIGFVPTMGNLHDAHIELVKIAQRNCDVVVTSIFVNPLQFGLNEDWDKYPRTLAADSAKLEAANCDYLFCPNDKEIYPNGMAEQTRVIVPTMTDVLCGASRPGHFEGVTTVVTKLFNIVQPDEAVFGIKDFQQLAVIRRMVEDLCIPIKIVAGDIVREADGLAMSSRNGFITADERPRVAQLNRSLNWIKQEITNGRRDFSALVETAKEQIQAAGFKVDYVNISNSRTLDMAAHDDKEITILGAMYTQGARLIDNVSLVLT
- a CDS encoding ester cyclase, whose protein sequence is MKTLRIFPQLIVIIGVFTGYSHAAEVDDLPQPKHLAVANARASESFILAARRYAAFWNTGDEKFANLALADNFVDRTLPAGRLQGVKGPLQASAGFRSAVPDLTAEIEDMVVAGDRVTVHLHFRGHFTGHFGEVAGKGQPIDFQAFDLYRVKDGRIVENWHLEDNQTLFKQLGVNP